A region of the Legionella sp. PATHC035 genome:
GAATTTATTACCGAAGACTCCATCTTAAGCAGTGTTGTTGGTCATTATTATAAATCCATTGTAAAAAATACTACGGTTGCGGCAAACAACAATGAATTGATGCAGGCATTCCAACAGCATCAATTTGAAGTCATAGCACATCAACGCTTGGAAATTCCCATAACTCTGAATACTATTGATGAATTAGCGCTTTTCGGAATTGAAGGTACCTGGTTTCTCAATACATTATCCATCAGAATGCTCCCAAAAATATTTTTAATTCAAAGACTAAAGAGACTTTTTAGCAAAATATTCACCTTCCCCTATCATGATACTCATATAATTGATGTCGTTCTTGCCAGAAAATGATAATCTGATATTTATCTTAAGATGATGAGGTAGGAAAAATGATTTCTCAAGAAGTGAAAAATTATTTACCTGAATTGGCCCTGCGACAAAAACAAGCCAATAACATCATATATATTACCTTTTGGAGCCAATTTTCTGTATATGCACTGAATACCATATTGGTTTTATTTTTAACTCGTCCCGTATGGTCTCAAGGTTTAGGGTACAGTCAAGCCAAAGCATATGCTTTTATAGGGGTGGCTCATGCAATGGGTTATCTCATGCCTATGCTTGGTGGCTATATGGCGGATACTGTTGTCGGAATTAGGCGATCCATACTTCTTGGCAGTATTATGTTGGCCACTGCTTATTTGCTCATCATGATCAGTGGATATACTGTAAGTAGTCTGGGAGACACTTTTTTTATTGCGGCCTATGCTTTTGTTCCCGCGACCAATTCTCTTTTAATGGGTACGTCTTCGAGCATGGTCTCGCATATTTATTCCGATGATGCGGTTAAAGCAAAATCTGCGATGACTTACTATTACATCGCAATTAATGTCGGTGCATTACTAGCAACTTTAATAGCGCCATTACTCTTTGAAAGCCGTTATGGCCCGCTTTCTATCCTTACCTTGGCTTTTGTTGGTAAATCCATTGCTGCATTGAATTTTGCCAAACGCTACCCTATTTATGAGAATGTTATTTGGGGAAAAGATCAATCCAAACTCTCTAAGTCAGGCATTTTTCGTTTGATTGCTTACATCGCTACCATTTATGTACTGACTTTATTTGCCTATTCTCATGTTTATGCCGCGAGCACAATCATAGCTTCCGGTTGCGGGATAGGAATTGCCTGGTTTTTAAAAAAAACATTAACCCTTAAAGGAAGGGTACGAGTAAAGCAAATGATTGCTCTTCTACTCATCATTGAAGCAGTTGTATTTTTTGTTATCTATAACCAAATGAACAGCACCCTAATTTTATTTGCCGAAAATAATTCAGATCATAATTTATTTGGCCTCACTGTTTCCCCCGCTCATTATCAAATACTGAATCCATTACTTATCTTAGCTATAGGCAGTCAGCTACCTCGTTTTTATAAACTGTTCCCTCATTTCACTATTCCCTACCAATTTGCGGCGGGCACCGCACTTGCGGGAATTGCTCTTTTGGTTATGGCATGTGCTGCCTCGACGACTACAGATGGAATAATTAACGGCAATTATATTGCGTTAACCTATATTCTTATTTCAATTGCGGAATTATGGGTGAGTGCCATTGGCTTAAGTATGGTAGGCTTGTATTGCGACAAAAGTTCAATCGCCTTTGCCATGGGTGTATGGTATTTGGCAAGTTCTTTGGCACATGCCATATCAGGAAGAATTGCTGGTTGGGTCGCAATTCCAAACACAGTCCACTCTGCCATAGAAAGCCTTCCTTACTATAAAAATTATTATTTAGCCTTAGGGATAACCGCCATAGTGCTTGGCACCCTCATGTATCTTTTCGCGTATATTTTACAAAAATTAATGGGAAAAAGAGGGATAATTTTAGGTTAAATTAAATAGACCAGGCTTTAGGCTGTATAAATTTTATCATTTAGTGATTGAACAAGCACAAAGGGATTTTTTGATCGTCAATGAATCAAGGTACTTGCTTGAACATGACATAATTCGTACTATGTATTTTTTGATCAGAGTGTTATTATTATATGAAAATTTATTTTCAAAATATTACCTTCCACGGTAGCCCCTTAGTTTGGGAATTGAATGAAAGTACCCATCAAGCTACTTGCTTATTATATTGTATTAAAAAAGAGACTCATTCTCGATTTGAACCTAAAATAAGTCTCGACATGTTTCATGAATATCCTGGCGTCACTATTGACGATGGGGCAATTATTATAAAAGACGTCAGAATTTTTCCCGTCGCTTATCAAACTTTAGACCACCTTAATGAGTTAAAAGACAAAATTGTTCGATCCAAGCCCCCTATATTAAAAAAACAGAGTACTTTTTTCCAATATAGAAAGGATAATGCCCTCGAAATGAGTACCTCCTCTAAAAATCAAGCTGATAAACGCAGACGCAGCGCATCAATGGCCGACCTTCCTTTGTATGGCCGCATCAGTTTAGATGAGTTAATTAAAAAAGATGATCATGCCAACTCATCCTTATGGGGAGATACTGTTGCCTATGAGAGCTATTTCGAGGAAAAAACGAAGAGTGACGCCAAAGCACGTGGTGCCATTTTTCTAAAATCCGTGTCCTCCTTTTATATCATGGTTCAGTATGAAAAGAACCATCACCTTTATCCTTTAAAATCACAACTCATTAAAGAAATTCGAAAACTATTGGATATTTTGGATCCGATATATATGAATTGGTGTGCTCAAGAAATTACATCCAATAGAAAATCAATTTTTCTTTATTTTCAAAATGCAGTATTGGAAGCCATGCTTAATGGAACATTTAATGATAAGCCAACAGAATTTGACACTCCTGAACTAGAGAAATCACATCCTAAATTGAAACAATATGCAATCGATAAAGCCCGTGCTTTACGTGCTGAGTTAATGTTAATGAAATTCAATATCTTAATTAACCCCGAATTATTCCCCGAGCTCGCACTTAACGAAAAAGAAGCAAAAAAAGTACTGTCTGAAATTACTTCTTTTCGCCAATTTGTACTCAAACAGCCTATAGAAGTCATTGAAGATATCAAACAAAGTCTCAAGGATATGGCTGATTTAATTATTCAATCCGGCATTGTCGAAGAATCGAACCTAAAATTAAGTACGCAACTCAATCATGAGTTAAGCAGTAATGCTCCTGTAATCATGGATTTTCATTCATTTCAAGCATTATTACACCTTCAATTAGACAAGCAACTAAGCAGTAATAAAAAAGAGTTAATCCCTGATATTGCTGCTAAGACGGCTAAAGAAACGATCATTCAAATAAATAAAACAATTGGGAAGTCGCATGGCCAATATATCGCTCAATTATCCAATATAGTGGATAGCGATTTTTACTTGTGCAAGGAATGGGCTGAACAATTAGCTGTTGAATTGGAAGAAATTATACTAAAACATCCTAAGGAGGAGAAAAAAGTACTTGCCTATAGCCATGCGATAGCAGATAAGGTGGTTAGTTTCTTACAGACCCAATTGCACGAATATACTCCCACTCTCGACGAGGGAGCAACGGCATCTATGACTATGTAAATTTGAAGAGTGATACTATGTGTTGAATGTAATGTAGATCGGGCCAAGACTCAACCTACATCACATTCAGAGCCTTAAACGAAAATATAAAATTAATTATCTAAACCCAAATTATCTTGCTTAAAGATCCTATCCGCACGATAGCTTGAACGAACCAAAGGACCAGAAGCTACCTCGAAAAATCCTTTCTGTAATCCGATCTGTCTTAACTCAGCAAAAGCCTCAGGAGTCACATAGCGCGCAATAGGTAAATGGTTTTTTGTCGGTTGTAAGTATTGCCCTAGAGTAAGAATATCTACATTATGTGCTCGTAAGTCATCCATTGTTTGCACAATTTCTTCATCTGTTTCACCTAAACCTAACATCAAGCTGGTTTTTGTCAACACATCAGGTCGATAACGTTTCGCGTAAGCAAGCACTTTTAATGTCTGTGCGTAACCCGCTCTGTTATCACGAACAGGATGAGTCAACCGCTCTACCGTCTCTACATTTTGTGCAAATACATCAACACCACTATCCAGCAACAAGGCAATATCTCTTTCTACACCTTGGAAATCAGGAGTTAATGCTTCTACTTTAGTTTTTGGAGATCTTTGCTTAATTGCTCGTATCGTGCGCGCGTAATGATTTGCACCACCATCAGGCAGGTCATCCCTGTTCACTGAGGTTAACACCACATAATCCAGATTCATTAATGCTACGGTATTTGCTGTATTTTCTGGCTCTTGTGGGTCCAACCAACCATGAGGATTTCCAGTGTCTACTGCACAAAAACGACATGCACGCGTGCAAACAGAACCCATTAGCATGATTGTTGCGGTACCATGAGACCAACACTCAGAAATATTAGGGCATTTTGCTTCTTCACAAACAGTAGACAGACGATGTTTTTGCACTTGCTCTTTTACCTGGTGATATGCGGGAGTAGTATGATTCACCACGCGTAGCCATTTAGGCTTAGGTAAGCGCTCATAAGCATCTCCAGTAGCTTTTACACCATCTTTAATTGCTGTCACGCCATGAGATGTTTTATATTTTTGTCCGCTCTCTACAACAACGGGAATATCAATGAGCTTACTCATGTTATCACCTGAAAAAACAAAGGTAATGCCGGGGCCTTTTGCATAAACATTAAATAAAGCCTAAGCGATTACAAACAAAGAGAGATGATAATCCCAAATCATCAAAATAAGATCAAGTCAATTTTAAAAAGTAACCGCAAATCATCAAGATCAGTAATGTCGCAAGCGATATTGCAAAGTAAGACAATACATAAGGATATGCGATTAAACTGACAGCAATCGCGATCAGGAACAACAAGCCAATGTTGGCTAATTTTGGACTTAATGCAGCAAAACGCGCTGTCTTAAGTAAGAGCAAGTAAACCAATAAAATCACAATTAAAGGAAGTAGATACACCCCTTGATAAAGCAGTTGATACATGTTTGTTTGCCAATTCGTTAACTGCTGATCATTTAACCATTGTTCAAATATAGTGGACCAGTTCATGACACAAGTTTGTTGATAAATGGTAGTAATCAATCCTAATAAAAAAGCCAATGAAAAATATAAAGTTCCTGAAGCCTGTTTTTTCAGATATTGCAGCACAAAATAAAGAGTGACTATTCCTAGTAATGCAGCAGGAATACGCAGCCATGGCAACAATTCAAAAAACGCATTGGTATAAACCTGTTGAAAATAATGGACTGTTGCTACTGAAAAAATAAACAGGAGGCTCGCGATAAGCTGTTTTTTCTTCTGGGCTTCGATTAAAAGAAAAGCAAGAAATCCTGCGAAGCAAAAAAATGCACAAGGGCTAAAGGAGTCCATAAAAGCCAGAGTAATCGTAAACCGCATCCTTGACGGTTTTTCCACCAATCCAGTAATAAACTGATTTGCATTCGCCAAATGTCGCAATGCATTCACAGTGGCTGGGGTTAACGTACCCTTTTTTTCAATTTGTTGCTTACAATGATTAATGGCATGCAATAAATCTTTGCCAGTGGTTTCTGCTGATGTAAAGCCCACCCATCGTGAATTGCAAAAATAGATTGATGGAACAGAAAAATCATCCATTTGCTGTTCGCTCAATAATTGATAAAAACGGCCTAAAGCATTTTTATCCTGATTAATATAATACCGCTGAATATGGAAATCAGGATGTTTTGATTCGATATCGCGAAAAAATGCATCGGCCTTGTGACAATGGGGACAGGTGGTGGACAAAAATAATTCTATGTTAATAACAACCTTGTTATCAGGGCTTTTGGAATACCAATTGGTTGATAATTCAGTGGCCCAAACAGGCGCATTGAATATCAATAGAGTGAGCAGCAATCTGAAAACTATTTTCATATGAGTCATAAGTACATTAAAAAAGATACTATATCATCCTAAAAAAAAATCTGTTAATAGGAATGAATGTAATTTTCTAATTGCTCAATAACTCGAGCCTTATCCTCCAATAAATGATAAAGCACATCACCTATGGATAAAATAGCTACAAGTTCACCGCCTTCATCACGAACGAGTACATGTCTTCTTTTTGTTGCAGTCATTGCTTGCATTGCTTTTTCTACAACATCATTAGTACTAAGAATAGTGATGTCCTTATTGACTACATCTGAAACTTTTCCTTTTTCGAGGTTAATGCACTTGTGTAAACAGGATCGGACTATGTCGCGCTCACTCACGATACCTATTAATTGGTTGTCATTATCGACTACAACTAATGCCCCGATATCATATTCCGTCATCATATCAATACTTTTTTTAACTGAATCTTCTGGATGGATATAGATAATTTTTCGTCTTGGCATTGGCAATGCATTATGAATTAGGTCAGCCATTTTATTCTCCATTTGAACACACTTAACCTATCTTATAAATATAGTACAAATGGAGAATATTTAAGCTAGGGACGGATAATTATGTTATTTTCAACTGCTCGTACACCTGGAACCTGACGCGCTATTTGTTCGGCGATATCACTTTGACGAATTTTCTTTACATATCCTGTAAGAATCACAACATCTTGCCTGGTTTGAACCTGCACATGGGCTATCGCTAACTCATCATTACGCATCAAGGCTTCTTGCACTGTTTGCGCCAAATCTGCCCCTTGAGCAATTGAAGGAGTAAACGGTCTAAAAATATTGGAAGTTGCCTGATTGGACTGGCAACCCGCCAAAGAAAAAAAGAAAAAAACAACCAACGTATTCAATAAATACTTTTGCATAAATGTCTCCAATATCGATTCAAACAATCTAGGGTCTGTTTTCGATTCTACTGTCTTGGCCATAATGACGAATTATAAACAGCCCTTTCATACTTAGGGTAACGCTTTATTTTTATTCTACAGCCTAAGGAAGAGTGAAGCCGTAGTATGGTAAAAACAAACAAGTAAAGTGAATAGTATGTACTTTAACTGATTAATATACAAATAAATATCTAAGAGACTATACTATTTTATGATATTAATGAGGATAAGACGAAGCTCATGAAAAAATGGATCATATCAATCAAAATAAAAGGAATCATCACCAATAAAAGAGGAACCCTGTATTTCCCCAAATAGTGGTTACCTATTGACGCACATCGAAAAGGGATTATGGCGGATTGCCTGGCTCTGGGTTGGTCAGGTAAGATGGTATCATCCCCTAAACTTAATAACAGTTCAGCTGATGTCCCAGGATAATAGGTGTTACTAAAATAAAAAATGATTTTTAAATTGAGTATAAAAACATGGATAAAGACTATTACAAAATAATGGGAGTTAGTGAAGATGCCACTGAAAAAGACATTAAGATGGCCTATCGAAAACTGGCTCGAAAATACCATCCTGATATCAGTAAAGAACCTAATGCCGAAGAGCAATTTAAAGAAATGGGAGAAGCTTATGAGGTTTTAAGGGACCCCGTAAAAAGAGCGGAATATGATGCGTTTCGGAAAAATAAAGCATTCCATCAACAAGGAGCACAGAGCCATTGGCGCCCCGAAGACTCGGAACAGGTGTATCGCGGTCCATTAAATGAGGACTTATTCGAGACATTATTCGGACACTCCCGTTATCGGCAGCAACCAATGGCCGGTCATGACTATCATGGTAAAATTAATATTGGCCTCGAGGAAGCATTTACAGGAACGGTTAAAAACATTCAGATTCCGACTACGCACGACGCTCAAGTCTCTATGCAAACATTGAAAGTGAAAATACCCGCAGGAGTTAAATCAGGTCAACAAATTCGTTTGGCTGGCCAAGGTGCACCTGGCATACATGGAGGTCCTCGTGGCGATATTTATTTAACGATAGAGGTTGATAAGCATCCCCTTTTTGACGTTATGGATGGTGATATCTACCTTACCCTACCCGTAACGCCTTGGGAAGCGGCTTTAGGAGCAACAATAGTGGTTCCCACTTTAGGGGGAAAAATCGATTTGAAAATTCCGCCGGGATCTCAAGGAGGACAAAAATTAAGATTGAAAAATCGTGGCTTACCGGGTACAACCACTGGACATCAATATGTCCTTTTAAAAATTATTACTCCGCCGCCAACAACTGAAGAGGCAAAAGAAGTCTACAAAAAGATGGCACAGGTAATGCCTTTTAATCCACGCGACACGATGGGAGTATAAGCATGAAGCAAGACAATACAATAATTGGCGTGCTTATTGAAGAAACCACGACTATTTCATTCAATGAGGTATGCCAAAAATATCATATACCCAAAGAATTATTGATCGAAATGGTAGAATATGGCATTTTTTCAAGCAAAACAACAAAAACAGAACATCTAAAATTAAACCAAAAAGATCTACGTAAAATTGAGTCTGCCTTTCGCTTACACCAAGATTTAGGAATCAATCTTCCAGGGGTAGCACTCGCATTAGAACTCTTGGAAAAAATAGATTTATTAAATGAAGAGCTTAATATTTTACGAAAACATTTTTGACTCGAAAAGTAATTCGCATAGATGCAATCCAGCAAAATAGCATACCCTCTCCCACTTATGGGAGACGGGAAATTCCCAAGCCCTCAGGCACTTTTACCCCCGCCTTGCCTTATTCCGAGGGTAGCGAGGTTTCTCCCATCGTAAATACAAGAGTTCCATCTTGGGATTACCTCCTGCACTTTTGATAAGAATGCATTCCACTGCGCTTCATCCCTACGACAAATCACAAGCTAAATTCTTATAAAAATTACGCAAGCAGATATTGCTAGACATTGCGAAATGGTAATAGAATGGTTAAAGGATAATCTTTTAACGAAGCAAAACCTATGCG
Encoded here:
- a CDS encoding peptide MFS transporter, which encodes MISQEVKNYLPELALRQKQANNIIYITFWSQFSVYALNTILVLFLTRPVWSQGLGYSQAKAYAFIGVAHAMGYLMPMLGGYMADTVVGIRRSILLGSIMLATAYLLIMISGYTVSSLGDTFFIAAYAFVPATNSLLMGTSSSMVSHIYSDDAVKAKSAMTYYYIAINVGALLATLIAPLLFESRYGPLSILTLAFVGKSIAALNFAKRYPIYENVIWGKDQSKLSKSGIFRLIAYIATIYVLTLFAYSHVYAASTIIASGCGIGIAWFLKKTLTLKGRVRVKQMIALLLIIEAVVFFVIYNQMNSTLILFAENNSDHNLFGLTVSPAHYQILNPLLILAIGSQLPRFYKLFPHFTIPYQFAAGTALAGIALLVMACAASTTTDGIINGNYIALTYILISIAELWVSAIGLSMVGLYCDKSSIAFAMGVWYLASSLAHAISGRIAGWVAIPNTVHSAIESLPYYKNYYLALGITAIVLGTLMYLFAYILQKLMGKRGIILG
- the lipA gene encoding lipoyl synthase; amino-acid sequence: MSKLIDIPVVVESGQKYKTSHGVTAIKDGVKATGDAYERLPKPKWLRVVNHTTPAYHQVKEQVQKHRLSTVCEEAKCPNISECWSHGTATIMLMGSVCTRACRFCAVDTGNPHGWLDPQEPENTANTVALMNLDYVVLTSVNRDDLPDGGANHYARTIRAIKQRSPKTKVEALTPDFQGVERDIALLLDSGVDVFAQNVETVERLTHPVRDNRAGYAQTLKVLAYAKRYRPDVLTKTSLMLGLGETDEEIVQTMDDLRAHNVDILTLGQYLQPTKNHLPIARYVTPEAFAELRQIGLQKGFFEVASGPLVRSSYRADRIFKQDNLGLDN
- a CDS encoding CBS domain-containing protein, whose translation is MADLIHNALPMPRRKIIYIHPEDSVKKSIDMMTEYDIGALVVVDNDNQLIGIVSERDIVRSCLHKCINLEKGKVSDVVNKDITILSTNDVVEKAMQAMTATKRRHVLVRDEGGELVAILSIGDVLYHLLEDKARVIEQLENYIHSY
- a CDS encoding BON domain-containing protein, producing the protein MQKYLLNTLVVFFFFSLAGCQSNQATSNIFRPFTPSIAQGADLAQTVQEALMRNDELAIAHVQVQTRQDVVILTGYVKKIRQSDIAEQIARQVPGVRAVENNIIIRP
- a CDS encoding DnaJ C-terminal domain-containing protein, which translates into the protein MDKDYYKIMGVSEDATEKDIKMAYRKLARKYHPDISKEPNAEEQFKEMGEAYEVLRDPVKRAEYDAFRKNKAFHQQGAQSHWRPEDSEQVYRGPLNEDLFETLFGHSRYRQQPMAGHDYHGKINIGLEEAFTGTVKNIQIPTTHDAQVSMQTLKVKIPAGVKSGQQIRLAGQGAPGIHGGPRGDIYLTIEVDKHPLFDVMDGDIYLTLPVTPWEAALGATIVVPTLGGKIDLKIPPGSQGGQKLRLKNRGLPGTTTGHQYVLLKIITPPPTTEEAKEVYKKMAQVMPFNPRDTMGV
- a CDS encoding chaperone modulator CbpM, giving the protein MKQDNTIIGVLIEETTTISFNEVCQKYHIPKELLIEMVEYGIFSSKTTKTEHLKLNQKDLRKIESAFRLHQDLGINLPGVALALELLEKIDLLNEELNILRKHF